ATGAAACAAGCTTGGAAGAAATAGATGATAGTgatgttctttttttcacttctgaatacacaaaaaaagaCTATTCTTCTAACGAAAATATgaattacaataatattataacaggttatatacattttacatCTTACTTTAACATTTCTTGTAATTTTAATGACTATGATTGCAGTAAGGAAGAATctaatcataataattttgagGATGAACTTTTCAATGATCATACTAATGTTTTTAGACacagagaaaaaaaaaatggtataaCTGGAAGAGGTGATAAAGACTCAAAAAAGGAGCCGCAGCAGGAGGGCGCACATGTATGTAGTACCAGCAATGGTATTAACAGTAGTGGCAGTAGTAGCAATGTTTGCAATCGTAACAGTAATGATGAAATGGACCGCTCCAACGACAATTTTAGCAACCACCGAAACGATGGCCTGAGTTATGAGTCAACCAACACACACAGTACAGGTAATACTAATTTTAGGAATGATGCAAATAATTTGCAAAAGTGGAAAAGTGTTAACATTGAAAAATGTGTGAAAGGAGAATACATGACCACTGCATGCAAATCGGGTGCGGTGAATACTAGAAGTAGAAATGgtataaatggaaaaaatagtaatgatattaaaaatggtaataataataatggatcatcattttttacaGACTATAGGGAAAACAGTACAtcgaaaaatgaaattaggGAACTCCTCGAATCATTTTGCAATGGTGAAGAAGTATGGAATGCAGGCAACTTTGTGAAAAGTGATAATTATGAACAAGTCAGCTACGGAACGAATGGCGAGACAAAAGGAAGAACAGAAAGCGGAACACAAAGAGGAACAGAAAGCGGAACACAAAGAGGAACAGAAAGCGGAACACAAAGAAGAACAGAAAGCGGAACAGAAAGCGGAACAGAAAGCGGAACACAAAGAAGAACAGAAAGAGGTACAGAAAGCAAAACAGAAAGAGGTACAGAAAGCAAAACAGAAAGAGGTACAGAAAGCAAAACAGAAAGAGGTACAGAAAGCAAAACAGAAAGAGGTACAGAAAGCAGAACAAATGACGGGGAGGAAGAAGATACACGCGAATTTGATAAATTCATCGGAAATAACGAGGTAGAGGATGGGCTTAAGTGCAGATATAACACCAATTTTAGAAAGTTTAATAGCGAACAGGAAAATGGTAAGAAGAGATACGAAAGTAACAGTGGAGATACTTATGGTGAAGCATATGAAAAGTGTAATGTGGAAAAAATGAACGAAGGATTTAATCAGTATGAAGaattaaattatgataattttataagaGGAAATAAGAACATTTCAgacacatataaaaatattgacttacaaataaaaaaacttagTGCTACTTTaggaaatttaaaaaaaatagatacatataaaaaaaaaggtacatTGCATAATATGCGGAATAAGGAGGACAGATCTTTTTTCTCAAATTCAAATGatttaaaattgaaaaggaaaagaaaaaatgatgcTGACctttgtgaaaaaaaaataaagaagaataaaaaaaggtcATCAAAGGAGATGGTATATAATGATTTTCAGGAAGACAGAAATGTTGattatgatgataataataatgatgatgataatagTGACGATGATAATAGTGACGATGATAATAGTGACGATGATAATAGTGACGATGatgataatgatgataataacgATGAGgctgataataataataattatttttttcacacTGATGAaagtattaataatgaaTGTAACTCCACCGTAAGCGATAGTTATTATTCCTTAAGTGACGACATAGGAGTAGAAAGTAAATCAAACttgaataatgaaaatatgacATATAACAACTATTTTGATagtatatattcaaaatatcatttgtataataatttaaagaagTTGGGAAATAATTTTGATGGAAATAACAATATGCAGTTCTATTCTTCGGCTAGAGATGAACATAATACTTATGGCAATTTTCGTCCTTTACATTAtagaaaaagggaaaattataaaagaacGAGTACTGAATTCGATGATGATGTAGTATTGATAAaaaatcagaaaaaaaaaaaaaaaaatcagcaCAATTATAGGCATAATATGTAACCATAAAATATAGTCATAAAATGCCTTAATATAAAAGTTGTACATATAGAAAAGATTGCAGTTGTTTGGGGGATAATCCCCTTGAAGTATAAAGAATCAGGGAtgtaatgaataaaatattattttgaatatgaCCCAGACATTGACCATTCTGTATCAATTccgaaatttttttttttttttttttttgttcaacCCCCCTTCTATATAGTAATTATAAACTGAACATTTATCGTTCTCATGAAAAAGAAGGCACCTTTTTTTGAAAGTGGTGTTTCTGCTACTAGCGCTTGTTTGAGGACTCACGAACATACTaacatattaacatatatatgtgtatatgcatatacacatatacatacatgcgtgcatatgtacatatgtgaatatattatGGCTACATTTAAAGgcaaatttaaatttatgtgTCACCTTCATTCAACCTGAACAATTCAGAAGTTGCCCATTTTTTAAGAGTGCAGATATCCAGTGCGTATTTTTTAGAGGACAGGAATATTTAGTTTCATATAACGTTTACCTCCTATACgaacaaataattttcagAAAGAGTCTATTCCATTTCTCTCTTTCTTGAAAAATATCACTGTACTATAATTAAAggaattttttctttttctattgCACACATTGTGCATGCAAATAAACCCTTTTtggagcaaaaaaaaaaaagaaaaagaaaactaTGACCATTTTggctagaaaaaaaaagaaaaaagaaaattatgacCATTTTggctagaaaaaaaaaaaaaataaaaaaaaaataaacataaaagtGAACGTAAAAATGGGTATAAAAAtggacataaaaaaaaacgtaaaatACACTTAAAACTTCACACAAATATACATGAAACTTcacacaaatatacatataacttCACACAAATATACATGAAACTTCACACAGATATACATGAAACTTcacacaaatacatataacgCTTACCGAGAAAGCGCTAATCACCTGACCAGTTCATAACAATTCGAAAAGGGGGAAAGCAGAGAAAAATTAGgatcatcattatttttaggAAAAACATTCCAAAGTCTTATGGTTTCATCAGGAGAACCAGAGGCTACAGATGTACCATCGGGACTTAATGACACGTATAATACCCTTAATTTATGACCATTTAAGgcggaaattttttttaattcaggATAATTCCAAAGAATAATTTGACTGAGTGAATAGCTGTGTGTTGATATAAATTCATGAGTATTTTTAGACCATAAAATATTGGACACTTGAGAATTTGTGCTAATTTCGTTTATACATTTTCCATTGGTAGTattccaaaaaaatattttcttatcaGCTGATCCACCTCCACTAgctaataaattatttttatgtggACACCAAGAAATAGCTTTTACTGCAGCTTTATGTTttgtaaaatgaaaaagagatttatttgtattattattttcccaAATTAATATAGAATTATCATTACTTCCTGAGGCTAATTGTTTTCCGTTATAATTCCATTGTAAGCCACATACTTCGGATTTGTGTTCTGTTAAATGtgcataattattttccttgCATCGAATGTCACAACtaattattgtattatcTCGACTACCTGATGTTAAAGTATTATAATACCAACATAATGCACCAACTCTTAAATtatgatttttatattttctaatcTTAACTCCTTTTTCAATTTCCCAAATTTCTACAACACCATTTGATAATCCAACAGCGAGATGGTTTCCAAATATATCCCATTTCACTGATGTTactgattttttatttttttcaatttttttttttttttttttttcatttctttttttcccttgtattttatttagcaCAAATATTTCTTCACTTGTACATGTTTCATTATTCCATATACATAACTTATCATTCAAAGCAACtgctattatatttttctttgacCAATCCAGTAAATTCAGATAAAAATCATCTACCAAATTTGGTGCACTTAAAACTCTGTATGGCTCTTTACAAATTTTCCTCTTCTCCTTTTTATCATTGTTAAAGATGTGTAACGGGTAAGAAAAATAAGGGGAAGTAATAAAAGGATCATTTATGCAcacttttttcttattttcattcaaatatatgcatttccACGCGTTTTCTATcagtatatttttgttaacaAGCGCATTATCTGAACTATCATAGCGAAAGCTGTCGTTTTTTCGAAATTTTTGAGCTATGCGTCCCCTAGCATTATGATCATCTGCATACTTTTCCCTCTTCTCTCTTTGACCTTTCTCATAGGAAAGGAAAtccttattttcattattttcattattatcattatcattattatcattattatcattattatcattattatcattattagcattattatcattattatcattattatcattattagcATAATTAGcattattatgattattatcattatcctTATCATCATCCTTATCATCATCAACATAATGACCATTTTTATGGTAACCTTTTTGTCCCCTTTTACCATTTCTCGGAATAGTATTTCTCTTTAATGTGTATTCATCTATCTGTATGTTGAATTTATTCTGTCTACTATATCTAGTCTTGTAGACATAGTTCGTACGTACTTCCCCTTGTTCACTGTCAAATTCATATTCTTCTGACCAATTATtcctaaaaataattttattcacattttcattatatagcGAAAATTCTCCCCAGGAATTATTTGGCAAGCATAACTGATTTCTTTTAAGTccctttaatattttttccgaAATGTTTTTGGACCTGTAGTGATTGTTCACAGGATTAGGATTCATTTTTGTTATGTTCCTTCATCTTGTTTTATTTCGTATTGAttcattttgctttatttcattttgatttatttcattttgctttatttcaatttgctttatttcattttgctttatttcattttgatttatttcattttgatttatttcattttgatttatttcatttttcttcctttcaTCCTTTCTTCCTtccttactttttttttttttttttttttttttttctgtctCCTTAAAggttttcaaaaaatatttcgcGCCATATGTGTGCACATGTATTTGTCACACAAGGCCATAATAAATGGTTATGTTTCTTTTGTTGTGTTCCTATGTTTTATGCTTTTGCACATAACATGTAGCTTCTTCCTTTGcataggtatatatacatatatgtgtatacgcCTTATAGGAAAAAGGTTCTATACGTCCACGGTAAGGTTTATCGTCCGAGTCTTTTATTTAGATGCaagaataaattacaaaGATAAggttattaattaaaaaatttatttcatatcaTGTATTCTTTtacaatttaataatttttgaacACACACATTTAAAAGAAGTATATATTTCCCTTTCGCTGgagagaaaaatataaaaagaaaaaaataataataagcaCAATTTAGCTTTAACTGAAAGGGAACAAAGTAAGTTATGCAAAAATGAGATTTATATTAGATCATGTGCATTGCTATAATGACTATTCATTATTGCTGCTACTTGTCCTACAATGATAAACTGTTATAAGCTTCTCTTATGCCTCACTATGAACTACTTTTGCCTTTTTCCATGTAACAGTTACGTAGGGAAAAAACGTGCATCtttttaaatcattatatacacatatatgtacatgtgtgtatatttatacatgcatatatttatgtataaacatgctttattaaaaaaaggaagctTATAGTATGGGTCTGCCTATTCCCTATGAACTACTAAATTCAGCATGGAGTTCTATGAATCTTACTTCACACATAACTGTTTAGTATTGTcattataaaagaatttaacCGTTTCAAAACTTTTTATCTatcaatttttgttttttaaaaattatttttaaaaaatgaaaagtggAGCATTATCATCGCAGTTtccaataaaaaaaaaatggtgaaaaaattatagctagaaaaaaaaaaaaaaaaaatggtaaaaaaaaaggaaaaaaaaaaaaaaaaaaaatggcaaaataaaaggatagaaaaaacaaaaaaaggggtaaacaaaataatactacCATGTAAGGAGAAGTATAGATGCACATAAAatcatgtgtatataaaaaaaaaaaaggaagctCTTAAAAATATGCTGTAAAATTCGTTTAACATTCccatttgaaaaaaaaaaaaaatgcttattTCGATGTGTATTTTGTTCTACTCAGCAACATGCATAATAGCCTCAAGCAACGAATGTGTACTCAAAGTTGTACATAAGTGCGtatataatgtatgtatatgtacacgtaCGTTCAAGAaaatgtgtatttatatatatataattttacgaaaatgtatgcatatatagtCCCATATACTTATGCGTATATTCAAAAACAATAGCAGCTAAATGTTCACATCGTGCATTAACAAAATGAGCGTACGAAAAATGATGAGGTGTAAATGTGAGCATTTTAAACAAcagtataataatttatggaATTCAAAAAAGTTACAtatgtttaattatttttcttttttaaaatattttatactggtaatttttgaaaattccaagtaagttatatatttaatttattgtcCATGTGTTATCTCTTTAtccttctctttttttattttaatttattttatcttttgttGCGAATTTTGCTCCTCGCAACGACATACCTCTCAATATTCCTTGTTATCACAACTTCTCAATAGTAATCCAGtggaacaaataaatatagagcTAATAGCAGTTATTGTAAATGCTACACAACCACATAATGCTTCAGCTAAACTgcaaagtatatttttttcacgCGGAATCTCATATATTACGTACACTGGACAGTAAGGTCGGTATACCGGGTCATACGTGTAGTACTGTTTGTAGTACATTGTGCtaaactttaaaaatataaaaaaataggagAGTGACGATTGTGcagatatataaatatgtacatatatatatatatatatatatatatataaaatatattttgaaggTTGAAGTATGCCGGAGTCCTGGTATTGGTTTACGAATAAATCATGCTATAGACTTGTTCTTAAAAAACATAGAAGCTCTTATAACTTGTGGAGGAAGACACGAAAGTATaacaaaacagaaaaaacaaaaaaaaaaattttaattttaatttaaaacgttcattgaaaaagaaaaagcaaaaatattgTTTCATAAATTATCAAAAGTTATGTATGTAAGAAAAACTCTTCCCCCTCCCCcccccaaaaaaaaaaaaaaaaaatgaagaaaaaaaaaaaaaaaaaaaaaaggtgtgCATTTTTACTGAGCTACATATGTAAATGGCCAAAAAATAGCTTTCTATTTCTCTCTCTCTAttgatcttttttttttttttttttttttttttccttttatggtgcatgcatataatatttttctttaatttttggctataaaaaaaataaaataaaatagaaaaatactCATAAATGAAATTCTTAATGATATTATTCTCAAAAATAGAATTATCAAATTGAGCATGAGGTATAAAAATGACTCTGTCTAAAATATTcaatcatatttatatgttttatatatgggATAAGATTGCTAAGTACATTATTAGTAAGAGTGCgattaaatataacatacTGTAAAACATGCATATTTTGAGAagtacacatttttttttttttttttcttaacttTACTTGTTGTCCTGTTGTCCGTTCTCCCTTGCAAGGATTTTACACACAAACaggtacaaatatatatatatatatatatatatatatatatattatatatatacatataatgagTAAATTAGTATGAGCTCGCAAAAGAATGAATGTTTCTGCTTTTTGGAAGTTCCTAAATGTGAATTAGAAGCTATTCTGCATAACAAGGGGGGAAATCTAATTTCCCACTTGTCAAAAACGCTGAAGGGAAATAACACactaatattaaaagaagtATATTTAAATCATCATATTCTTACTGTCTTTTAAAAGGTTTGTCTACTTAAAGTTGAAATGAGCACAAGTATACaagcatataaatatgagcaaaaaaaaaaaaaaaaaaggaacaactAAACAACGGAACAACGGAACAACGGAACAACGGAACAACGGAACAAATGTGTACAAAACAATCTGATCATAATGCGAACAAAATGTgaacaacaaaaaatgaacaattaAGGATCACCTGTCCAGTCAGcatatttttgttcatatataattaaaaaaaaaaaaatgttgaatatttgtgtaaaatttttgaaaaatatattattaaaggtTATAAGTatactataattttaaatgaatgcTGTTAATTACGAATATATAGTTTATACATATAGaataaattatcattaaGCGCTTTTTCGTGGTGAAATGGCATTATATACTAAGAAGAAACAGAAGTTCATACGTATGCTATATCTTCTTGAGGACTCTCtccatacatgtatatacatatataatataatatatatatatatatatatatatatatatatatatatatatatatatgtgggtttatatatgtatatgtttgcTCATGATTACCGCCCTATGTGcatatgaatatgtatgGAAGTTCATTAATTTcgttaatctttttttttttttttttgttttaatcgAGCGTATGAAATTCCCGCCTGCAAGCTTGAAATATTCCAATTTTGAAGAAATTTTACAGAGCCCTAATCCTTTTGAATATCTTCTACATTCTTGCATACATTGAACACTTTTGATTTAGGTTTCATTAAAAAGGGAGGTTTAACCTTGGGAATATTTGCTATGTCATTGgtttctttaaataaatttttttttatcaaattgCCTACAATTTTGGAGGGAACTTTtggtataatttttactagAGATTTTTCTGTTAACTTCTTTGCACTAGATTCAACAACGTTTTCTAAAGAGACTTTACTCAATAACTTATTTGATGTAGACTCTTGCTTCTCCTTCTCctccttctctttttttttggaatttaTCACGTTTAACGAACCTTCCGATTGCgaacttatatttttagaaagTATTATTGCCTCATCATGAGAAGTGGCATCATCTATGATTCCATCTTCCCTTTTTTCCTTATGATTATCATGTTTCTCCTCATCAGAGGCATTagcatttttaatattattacaatttctGTTTCCTTTATTATCTGACTCCTCTTCTATTGATACAGTACGGTTGCCACTACTTTCTTTACTTGCCACTTTTTTAAGAGGAAATTCTTTTAATGTTGATAAGTTTTTCATGTTATGTAAttgttttatgaaaaaatttttttttataaaagccTTTTTCTCctgcatatttttaatgttctTCATTTTAAGTTTTGGAAGAGTTTTCATGTTGGTTGCTTTGTTTCCATGAGAGGTAGTATTTTGCTTATCTTGTTTAAGGGGGTCTTTTTCTTCTACATTTCCCTCTAATTGTTCGTCATTCTTTTCGTGGACTTCTTCCTTTCCATTCCCTTCTTTAGCTCCTTCATTATTCCCATTATTTGGTACTTTAATTTCTGCCTTATCCTCCTTTGATGCCGCTTCCTTTTCTGCTACTTCCTTTTCTGTCTTCTCCTCTCCCCTATGCCCATTCGCAAAAGATTCCTTTTTGATTAACCGGCCCTTTTTAGGATgactttttatttccttcaaATTTATAGCTCCATCTTTGGGTTCATGAGTTTCTACTCCCTTGTCAATTTCGACAATTTGCTCCTTTTTGTTCGTACCTTCATCAAAACCAGACTCTCTACTTTTTGTTATAACCCCATTTGGCAATTTATGAATGATTACTTCTTTTCCTATCATCTTAGACTGTTCTTTACCCTGTTTCACTTCTAATAAGCTTGACAACTTATTCACGTCAAATGAGGAATCCTTTTCTTCCGTTTTTGCATCCAATGTTAAATTGGACAACTTCATACTTAATTCTTCCGGATTGGAGGGCTGCTTTACTGTTTTCTTGTTATTATG
The window above is part of the Plasmodium malariae genome assembly, chromosome: 10 genome. Proteins encoded here:
- the PmUG01_10037600 gene encoding conserved Plasmodium protein, unknown function, producing the protein MEIIIKKPYIEIFEKILKLFASVCENLNFRLTRNKLELSASNNLTNELIIHIDKKIFTVTSISCDIKNASGTVSSKDFYNSIFSNKIVKQLRSNSNSGNTFSGSRYYMSGQNKNDVNSTNNCDGFKHVQSGNNSGINSGNRKTNNNSISNNNSISNNNSISNNNSISNNNSISNNNSISNNKCNLNVSKLIIKFNNEENASSTLEIAVKFKKCNTYFSAILKVRSFSSSLKNCVYKNESIIQIEPTLFLLNLKDLANERNIFLKNTDNSFIICAIETSDFSLNKEKVKREQFFYNNKKICIPSSKTKYFFKNKKFGDHNMSLPLNELRTIIKFCSDMNLLCLFSTKNFKERVIIYFGNIITHILEKNKKKISEVRAERKKNKKKREAKREAKRAQKVESKIGAKKDTINQGKMQTQYRTNDTFYQNGNKCYRDNSSEHSSYIPSEDETSNSCVFYLSDDNNSSDEYDETSLEEIDDSDVLFFTSEYTKKDYSSNENMNYNNIITGYIHFTSYFNISCNFNDYDCSKEESNHNNFEDELFNDHTNVFRHREKKNGITGRGDKDSKKEPQQEGAHVCSTSNGINSSGSSSNVCNRNSNDEMDRSNDNFSNHRNDGLSYESTNTHSTGNTNFRNDANNLQKWKSVNIEKCVKGEYMTTACKSGAVNTRSRNGINGKNSNDIKNGNNNNGSSFFTDYRENSTSKNEIRELLESFCNGEEVWNAGNFVKSDNYEQVSYGTNGETKGRTESGTQRGTESGTQRGTESGTQRRTESGTESGTESGTQRRTERGTESKTERGTESKTERGTESKTERGTESKTERGTESRTNDGEEEDTREFDKFIGNNEVEDGLKCRYNTNFRKFNSEQENGKKRYESNSGDTYGEAYEKCNVEKMNEGFNQYEELNYDNFIRGNKNISDTYKNIDLQIKKLSATLGNLKKIDTYKKKGTLHNMRNKEDRSFFSNSNDLKLKRKRKNDADLCEKKIKKNKKRSSKEMVYNDFQEDRNVDYDDNNNDDDNSDDDNSDDDNSDDDNSDDDDNDDNNDEADNNNNYFFHTDESINNECNSTVSDSYYSLSDDIGVESKSNLNNENMTYNNYFDSIYSKYHLYNNLKKLGNNFDGNNNMQFYSSARDEHNTYGNFRPLHYRKRENYKRTSTEFDDDVVLIKNQKKKKKNQHNYRHNM
- the CDC20 gene encoding cell division cycle protein 20 homolog, putative codes for the protein MNPNPVNNHYRSKNISEKILKGLKRNQLCLPNNSWGEFSLYNENVNKIIFRNNWSEEYEFDSEQGEVRTNYVYKTRYSRQNKFNIQIDEYTLKRNTIPRNGKRGQKGYHKNGHYVDDDKDDDKDNDNNHNNANYANNDNNDNNDNNANNDNNDNNDNNDNNDNDNNENNENKDFLSYEKGQREKREKYADDHNARGRIAQKFRKNDSFRYDSSDNALVNKNILIENAWKCIYLNENKKKVCINDPFITSPYFSYPLHIFNNDKKEKRKICKEPYRVLSAPNLVDDFYLNLLDWSKKNIIAVALNDKLCIWNNETCTSEEIFVLNKIQGKKRNEKKKKKKIEKNKKSVTSVKWDIFGNHLAVGLSNGVVEIWEIEKGVKIRKYKNHNLRVGALCWYYNTLTSGSRDNTIISCDIRCKENNYAHLTEHKSEVCGLQWNYNGKQLASGSNDNSILIWENNNTNKSLFHFTKHKAAVKAISWCPHKNNLLASGGGSADKKIFFWNTTNGKCINEISTNSQVSNILWSKNTHEFISTHSYSLSQIILWNYPELKKISALNGHKLRVLYVSLSPDGTSVASGSPDETIRLWNVFPKNNDDPNFSLLSPFSNCYELVR
- the PmUG01_10037800 gene encoding conserved Plasmodium protein, unknown function yields the protein MYYKQYYTYDPVYRPYCPVYVIYEIPREKNILCSLAEALCGCVAFTITAISSIFICSTGLLLRSCDNKEY